One region of Corynebacterium capitovis DSM 44611 genomic DNA includes:
- the rplU gene encoding 50S ribosomal protein L21 has product MYAIVKTGGKQYKVAEGDVVRVEKIEGEAGDKVALTPVLLVDGANVTSGADELAKVSVEAEIVEHGKAKKIDILKYKNKTGYKVRQGHRQKLTAVKITGIK; this is encoded by the coding sequence ATGTACGCGATCGTCAAGACCGGCGGCAAGCAGTACAAGGTTGCCGAGGGCGACGTTGTCCGGGTCGAGAAGATCGAGGGTGAAGCAGGCGACAAGGTTGCACTCACCCCGGTTCTTCTCGTCGACGGAGCAAACGTGACCTCCGGCGCGGATGAGCTGGCCAAGGTCAGTGTCGAAGCCGAGATCGTCGAGCACGGCAAGGCCAAGAAGATCGACATCCTGAAGTACAAAAACAAGACCGGTTACAAGGTCCGCCAAGGCCACCGCCAGAAGCTGACCGCCGTCAAGATCACTGGCATCAAGTAA
- a CDS encoding translation initiation factor IF-2 N-terminal domain-containing protein → MAQSDESTTKNTSGNGATAPIDRSILAQAGAKIRVFALAKQLGRPSKDLVVALNELGIVKVAQSTLTRAEAEQLLDALENASVTSAPALAEPFEPFEPSEPFEPSEPSGVNVDADEKIRHRVRKDVENEIHQIEEKVEAQLSAEAEPVEVAEPTVKEVRGEEPDDDSDELLEDVEPDVTPAPAGGFTQAPIFKAPSRADRRRARRASTAAESSEEPSAESVPEPAEARPPRVGSRRREEVLDRGQGDSEDFDAADAADMITEPKPIKGSARLEAQRRRRSEQREEGRKRSKIVSEAEFLARRESVERTMVVRERNRHDGPGRITQVGVLEDGLLVEHFVTSEENASMIGNIYLGRVQNVLPSMEAAFIDIGQGRNGVLYASEVDWKSAGLGGRSRRIEQALKSGDQIVVQVTKDPVGHKGARLTTQISLAGRFLVYVPGGRSAGISRKLPAPERKRLKDILAEVVPAKGGAIIRTAAEGVPADAIAADVTRLHRQWEAIQERAEKEKNSKGAKPVTLYEEPNLLVKVVRDLFNEDFTSLIVDGSRPYNVVSAYLESVAPDLVDRLERYDRDEHGGKDAFETYRVDEQIQKALARSVWLPSGGTLVIDKTEAMTVIDVNTGKFTGSGGSLEETVTRNNLEAAEEIVRQMRLRDMGGMIIVDFIDMILPENRDLVLRRLKEALGRDRTRHQVSEVTSLGLVQMTRKRLGTGLLETFSTECECCGGRGIILAEDPVDADHAAEKAAEKAAERVAQRSAPATKEPEVPAIPAERDEEDLRRLADSVLGPSPEEGEAEKEVETEERRQGQRGRRRGRRGSGRGRGGMAPESGSETSSSENAPSEDAPVEESEKAYEQAVAEFEASPRRKRRTRGNSRSDHAPRREEFESGGDSREDTGAAESSEERATVPRERRVRRRATRRSAARSAAPIQGQAVQVKETQGTSAHDARSDARSDARADARSDGSARSGEGKPQGRGRRRATRRSSAR, encoded by the coding sequence GTGGCACAAAGCGACGAGTCCACAACTAAGAACACGAGTGGGAACGGAGCGACCGCGCCCATTGACCGCTCGATTCTCGCCCAAGCGGGAGCGAAGATCCGCGTCTTCGCGCTGGCCAAACAGCTCGGCCGCCCCTCCAAAGATCTTGTGGTGGCCCTCAATGAGCTCGGAATCGTCAAGGTCGCCCAGTCAACGCTGACTCGAGCGGAGGCCGAACAGCTTCTCGACGCCCTTGAAAACGCCTCAGTCACGTCCGCACCCGCTCTGGCCGAGCCGTTCGAGCCGTTCGAGCCGTCTGAGCCGTTTGAGCCGTCTGAGCCGTCTGGGGTCAACGTGGACGCCGACGAGAAGATCCGGCACCGCGTGCGCAAAGATGTGGAAAACGAGATCCACCAGATCGAGGAGAAGGTCGAAGCGCAGCTCAGCGCGGAAGCGGAGCCGGTGGAGGTGGCGGAGCCGACAGTGAAGGAGGTTCGCGGCGAAGAGCCGGACGACGATTCCGACGAGCTCCTAGAGGATGTCGAGCCAGACGTGACTCCGGCGCCCGCGGGGGGGTTCACCCAGGCACCTATTTTTAAGGCACCCTCCCGCGCCGACCGGCGCCGCGCCCGCCGCGCCTCAACCGCAGCGGAGTCCTCGGAAGAGCCCTCAGCAGAGTCCGTACCAGAGCCCGCTGAGGCGCGGCCGCCCAGGGTTGGCTCGAGGCGTCGAGAAGAAGTGCTCGATCGCGGTCAGGGTGACAGCGAAGATTTCGACGCGGCCGACGCCGCGGACATGATTACGGAACCAAAGCCCATTAAAGGTTCGGCTCGGCTTGAAGCACAACGACGCCGGCGCTCCGAACAGCGCGAGGAGGGGCGCAAGCGCAGCAAGATCGTCTCGGAGGCGGAATTCTTGGCGCGTCGCGAATCCGTCGAGCGCACCATGGTCGTTCGCGAGCGCAACCGCCATGACGGGCCGGGGCGGATCACGCAAGTGGGGGTTCTCGAGGACGGATTGCTCGTCGAGCACTTCGTTACCTCTGAGGAGAACGCGTCGATGATCGGCAACATTTACCTCGGCCGGGTGCAAAACGTGCTGCCCAGTATGGAGGCCGCATTCATCGACATCGGGCAGGGGCGCAACGGTGTGCTCTACGCCAGCGAGGTGGACTGGAAGTCGGCGGGCCTTGGCGGGCGCTCGCGGCGCATCGAACAAGCGCTGAAGTCCGGGGACCAAATCGTCGTGCAGGTTACGAAGGACCCCGTCGGCCACAAGGGAGCGCGCCTGACCACGCAAATCTCCCTCGCGGGTCGGTTCTTGGTGTACGTCCCGGGCGGCCGCAGCGCCGGGATTTCGCGGAAGCTGCCGGCGCCCGAGCGCAAGCGCTTGAAAGACATCCTGGCCGAGGTGGTCCCCGCCAAGGGCGGGGCGATTATCCGCACCGCCGCGGAGGGTGTCCCAGCGGACGCGATCGCAGCCGACGTGACGCGCCTGCATCGCCAGTGGGAGGCGATCCAGGAGCGCGCGGAGAAGGAAAAGAACTCCAAGGGGGCGAAACCCGTCACCCTTTACGAAGAACCCAACCTCCTGGTCAAGGTTGTTCGCGACCTGTTCAACGAGGACTTCACGTCGCTGATTGTCGACGGCTCCCGCCCCTACAACGTCGTGTCTGCCTACCTGGAATCCGTCGCCCCCGACCTTGTCGACCGGCTCGAGCGCTACGACCGCGACGAGCACGGCGGTAAGGACGCGTTTGAGACTTACCGCGTGGACGAGCAGATCCAGAAGGCGCTCGCGCGTTCCGTGTGGCTGCCCTCCGGTGGCACGCTTGTCATTGACAAAACGGAAGCTATGACCGTCATCGACGTCAACACGGGCAAATTCACGGGGTCGGGTGGATCGCTGGAAGAGACCGTGACGCGAAACAACCTTGAGGCGGCCGAGGAAATCGTGCGCCAGATGCGGTTGCGCGACATGGGGGGCATGATCATCGTCGACTTCATCGACATGATCCTGCCCGAGAACCGCGACTTGGTCTTGCGCCGGTTGAAAGAAGCCCTGGGCCGGGACCGCACGCGGCACCAGGTGTCCGAAGTCACCTCGCTTGGCTTGGTCCAGATGACTCGCAAGCGGTTGGGCACGGGCTTGCTCGAGACGTTCTCCACCGAATGCGAGTGCTGCGGGGGGCGGGGCATCATCCTTGCCGAGGACCCCGTCGATGCGGATCATGCCGCTGAGAAGGCCGCTGAAAAGGCCGCTGAGCGCGTGGCCCAGCGCTCCGCGCCGGCTACGAAGGAGCCTGAGGTCCCGGCCATCCCCGCCGAGCGGGACGAGGAGGATCTCCGACGCCTCGCAGATTCCGTGCTGGGGCCCAGCCCCGAGGAAGGCGAGGCAGAAAAAGAGGTAGAGACAGAGGAACGCCGCCAGGGCCAGCGCGGACGCCGCCGCGGGCGCCGGGGCAGCGGGCGCGGACGCGGGGGTATGGCTCCGGAGTCAGGCTCGGAGACGTCGTCAAGCGAAAATGCCCCGAGCGAAGATGCCCCGGTTGAGGAGTCCGAGAAGGCCTACGAGCAGGCGGTTGCCGAATTCGAAGCCTCGCCGCGGCGCAAGCGCCGCACCCGCGGAAACTCCCGCTCCGACCACGCGCCGCGGAGGGAAGAGTTTGAATCTGGCGGTGACTCTCGCGAGGACACGGGCGCCGCGGAAAGCAGCGAGGAGCGCGCCACCGTGCCCCGAGAGAGGCGGGTGCGCCGTCGCGCCACTCGGCGCAGTGCCGCACGAAGCGCCGCGCCGATCCAGGGCCAGGCAGTGCAGGTTAAGGAGACACAGGGTACGTCGGCGCACGATGCCCGTTCGGATGCCCGTTCGGATGCCCGTGCGGATGCCCGTTCGGACGGCTCGGCCCGCAGCGGTGAGGGCAAGCCGCAGGGCCGGGGGAGGCGTCGGGCGACTCGGCGCAGCTCGGCCCGGTAG